Proteins co-encoded in one Oreochromis aureus strain Israel breed Guangdong linkage group 3, ZZ_aureus, whole genome shotgun sequence genomic window:
- the LOC116327675 gene encoding thrombin-like enzyme elegaxobin-1 isoform X1, whose amino-acid sequence MSHLTFLLLVLCVGSSLPAVTVSTVVDLQKRIYGGTDCNQNERRYHVSLTLYADGRCSHCGGSLIRNQWILTAAHCRSRPMFAVVGVHAGQRNVQRIEESNIITHQHDDIMLVKLPNPTAGIPTVPCPNINDDPTIGNNAQVAGHSTHLIDQQGFIVPDFPSNLKCATMDVVNCDDPEWNTFYQQNPYLPHVPQQNRLCLQRHGVDVRPGDSGGGVIHRNNLYGVIVATGEDVCACETLSIRVCPYMTWINQNAV is encoded by the exons ATGAGTCATCTTACTTTTCTTCTCCTTGTGCTGTGTGTTG GATcatctctcccagctgtcacagtgaGCACAGTGGTGGATCTGCAAAAGAGAATCTATGGTGGGACTGACTGTAATCAAAACGAGCGTCGATACCATGTTAGCCTGACATTATATGCTGATGGAAGGTGCAGTCACTGTGGTGGCTCTCTGATTAGAAACCAGTGGATTCTAACTGCAGCTCACTGCAGGAGTAGACCAAT GTTTGCAGTTGTAGGTGTGCATGCAGGACAACGAAATGTACAGAGAATTGAGGAAAGCAATATAATCACCCATcaacatgatgacatcatgCTTGTGAAGTTACCAAATCCCACTGCTGGCATTCCAACTGTTCCTTGCCCAAATATTAATGATGACCCAACAAT aggtAATAATGCGCAGGTCGCTGGTCATTCTACCCATTTAATAGATCAACAAGGTTTCATAG tTCCTGATTTTCCAAGTAATCTCAAATGTGCAACAATGGATGTTGTCAACTGTGATGATCCagagtggaatacattttaccAACAAAATCCTTATTTACCTCATGTACCTCAACAAAATAGGTTGTGTTTACAAAGACATGGGGTGGATGTTCGTCCT GGTGATTCTGGTGGCGGAGTGATACACAGGAATAATCTGTATGGTGTAATCGTTGCTACAGGTGAAGATGTCTGTGCTTGCGAAACTCTTTCCATAAGGGTCTGTCCTTACATGACCTGGATAAATCAGAATGCTGTCTGA
- the LOC116327675 gene encoding thrombin-like enzyme elegaxobin-1 isoform X2 has protein sequence MSHLTFLLLVLCVAVTVSTVVDLQKRIYGGTDCNQNERRYHVSLTLYADGRCSHCGGSLIRNQWILTAAHCRSRPMFAVVGVHAGQRNVQRIEESNIITHQHDDIMLVKLPNPTAGIPTVPCPNINDDPTIGNNAQVAGHSTHLIDQQGFIVPDFPSNLKCATMDVVNCDDPEWNTFYQQNPYLPHVPQQNRLCLQRHGVDVRPGDSGGGVIHRNNLYGVIVATGEDVCACETLSIRVCPYMTWINQNAV, from the exons ATGAGTCATCTTACTTTTCTTCTCCTTGTGCTGTGTGTTG ctgtcacagtgaGCACAGTGGTGGATCTGCAAAAGAGAATCTATGGTGGGACTGACTGTAATCAAAACGAGCGTCGATACCATGTTAGCCTGACATTATATGCTGATGGAAGGTGCAGTCACTGTGGTGGCTCTCTGATTAGAAACCAGTGGATTCTAACTGCAGCTCACTGCAGGAGTAGACCAAT GTTTGCAGTTGTAGGTGTGCATGCAGGACAACGAAATGTACAGAGAATTGAGGAAAGCAATATAATCACCCATcaacatgatgacatcatgCTTGTGAAGTTACCAAATCCCACTGCTGGCATTCCAACTGTTCCTTGCCCAAATATTAATGATGACCCAACAAT aggtAATAATGCGCAGGTCGCTGGTCATTCTACCCATTTAATAGATCAACAAGGTTTCATAG tTCCTGATTTTCCAAGTAATCTCAAATGTGCAACAATGGATGTTGTCAACTGTGATGATCCagagtggaatacattttaccAACAAAATCCTTATTTACCTCATGTACCTCAACAAAATAGGTTGTGTTTACAAAGACATGGGGTGGATGTTCGTCCT GGTGATTCTGGTGGCGGAGTGATACACAGGAATAATCTGTATGGTGTAATCGTTGCTACAGGTGAAGATGTCTGTGCTTGCGAAACTCTTTCCATAAGGGTCTGTCCTTACATGACCTGGATAAATCAGAATGCTGTCTGA